A single window of Ananas comosus cultivar F153 linkage group 19, ASM154086v1, whole genome shotgun sequence DNA harbors:
- the LOC109725120 gene encoding protein gamma response 1: MATKLLSSSKFNCSSDVSDDFKYICGLSTILVATIQEVKDHVSQIEFIFCSQLFPNFQSKSKLLQTMLADAKRAADEEWRKKEADLLNQIEELLIEKKHFKEQIQQLNNSLEENKIKLVSNEHLANKIETEKKQLLEKLECLMGNEEIVKELKKQLEEKSNEVAQGKELLQRLLKQIELKDQSMLAEQRKRRDLVEDFNTLKTNYKQLKSQYNFLLGKIGNTRVNMYCLERAGEARNMPRPHLNKRSLQDSDECDEQDIQPVSKQREQKIRALSHEKLEPDEDAGSATVVTIDSRTNLSSSSIGLPPKHMHGKPKFEPLTGLKRADSCWRDTRGRQEPGALDPHDDFLDTPMEVLRNLNQRPQEAHALPVPPPQDMDFNNSDEETQDLNIAAVPKQPSISILGPANKSFKYVEPVRKKAERENLKGIECKQCKKFYDAVLPTGEGEDNGANTTGVRCEHHDGVSRHRYRYAPPMTPEGFWNIGFDSDI; this comes from the exons ATGGCAACAAAGCTGCTTAGTTCTTCGAAGTTCAATTGCTCATCTGATGTCTCTGATGATTTCAAGTACATTTGCGGGCTCAGCACGATTCTCGTCGCCACCATTCAGGAAGTGAAAGACCATGTTTCCCAAATCGAATTCATATTCTGTAGTCAGCTTTTTCCCAATTTCCAATCAAAATCAAAGCTTCTTCAAACAATGCTCGCAGACGCAAAGAGGGCCGCGGACGAAGAATGGAGGAAGAAAGAGGCTGATCTCTTAAATCAAATAGAAGAGCTCCTTATTGAAAAGAAGCACTTCAAAGAGCAAATCCAGCAGTTGAACAATTCTTTGGAGGAGAATAAGATAAAATTGGTGAGCAATGAACACTTGGCGAATAAAATTGAAACAGAGAAGAAACAGCTTTTGGAAAAGTTGGAATGCTTAATGGGGAATGAAGAGATTGTTAAAGAGCTGAAGAAGCAGCTCGAGGAGAAGAGCAATGAAGTTGCGCAGGGGAAAGAGTTGCTGCAAAGGCTATTGAAACAGATTGAGTTGAAGGATCAGAGTATGTTGGCTGaacagagaaagagaagagactTGGTTGAGGATTTTAATACGCTGAAGACAAATTACAAGCAATTAAAATCTCAATACAATTTTCTACTCGGCAAAATTGGCAACACCAGAGTAAATATGTATTGTTTAGAGAGGGCAGGGGAGGCTAGGAATATGCCGAGGCCCCACTTGAATAAGAGAAGCCTCCAAG ATTCAGATGAATGTGATGAACAGGATATTCAGCCTGTTTCTAAACAAAGGGAACAGAAAATCAGGGCTCTTTCTCATGAAAAGCTTGAACCAGATGAAGATGCTGGATCGGCCACAGTTGTAACTATCGACTCTCGTACCAATCTATCATCTAGTTCCATTGGCCTCCCACCAAAGCATATGCATGGCAAACCAAAATTTGAACCTTTAACTGGCTTAAAGCGAGCAGATTCGTGTTGGAGAGATACTCGGGGCCGTCAAGAACCAGGTGCTCTGGACCCACATGACGATTTTCTCGATACTCCCATGGAAGTTCTGAGAAACCTAAACCAAAGACCTCAAGAAGCACATGCTCTTCCTGTTCCCCCTCCTCAAGATATGGATTTCAACAACTCTGATGAAGAAACTCAAGATTTAAACATTGCGGCAGTTCCTAAGCAGCCAAGTATTTCGATTCTCGGTCCTGCAAATAAGAGCTTTAAGTACGTAGAGCCTGTAAGGAAGAAGGCTGAGAGAGAGAATCTTAAAGGGATTGAATGCAAGCAATGCAAGAAGTTTTACGACGCCGTTCTACCTACCGGTGAGGGAGAGGACAATGGCGCGAACACTACAGGTGTGAGATGTGAGCATCATGATGGTGTATCGAGACATAGGTACAGGTATGCCCCTCCGATGACACCTGAAGGATTTTGGAACATAGGTTTTGATTCTGATATATAA